The DNA window AACCAGCAGACTGATGCGGACGCCGGCGACTCTGCCGTCCGATCAGACAGCTGACACCAGCGGCGATCTGTTGATCGGTAACTGCCCGGCAATGCAGGAGGTCTATCGCGCGGTCGGACGTGTCGCGCCGCAGAATGTCACCGTTCTGATTCTGGGAGAAAGCGGTACGGGCAAGGAAGTGATCGCCCGGGCGATCTACAACTACAGCCACCGTTCCTCAAAACCGTTCCTGGCAATCAACTGCGCGGCCATTCCGGAAACGCTGCTGGAAAGCGAACTGTTCGGTCACGAAAAAGGTTCGTTCACCGGCGCCGAACGAAGACGCATCGGAAAGTTCGAACAGTGTTCCGGCGGCACATTGTTCATGGATGAAATCGGCGACATGACACCGCTGACTCAGACCAAGGTGCTGAGAGTTCTGCAGGATCAGAAATTCGAACGCGTCGGCGGGAACGAATCGATTCAAACCGACGTCAGGCTGATCGCCGCCACAAACCGCGATCTGGAATCGATGATTGCTTCCGGCAGCTTTCGCAGCGATCTGTTCTACCGCCTGAATGTGTTCACCATCAAACTGCCGCCGCTGCGAGAACGCGGTGACGACGTCCGGCTGTTGGCGGAACATTTTTGCCGGCTGTTCGCCAGGGAACTTGGCCGGGACATCACCGGGCTCGCTCCGGAAACCGTGCGGCTGCTGGAAAAATATCACTGGCCGGGCAATGTTCGCGAACTGCAAAGCGTCATAAAACATGCCCTGCTGGAAGCCACCGGCCCGGTGCTGGTGCCTTCTTTCCTGCCGGATTCCGTGCGCGCGGTGGAACCGGGTTCGTCCGGCGGTCTCGCGACGTCGTCCGAGTCCGCCGGCGAAGTCTCCGGCGGCCACGCGGACATTACGGACTGGAGTCGCTTCGTCGAAGAACGCCTGCAGTCGGCCAGTGAGTCGATCTTCAGCGAAGCGCAGCAGTTGATGGAACGGCAGGTGATTCCCCGAGTGCTGCAGCATGTTGACGGCAATCAGCTTCAGGCCGCACGGCTGCTGGGCATCTCCCGCGCGACTCTGCGATCCAAATGTCGGCAATACAGGATCATGATCGATCGCGTCATCGACGGCGGCGACTGATCGGACGACGCCGGGGCTGCCAGTCGATGCACCGCGCGGGATGTCGGATGCGGTGCCGTCGCGTCTGACGCCAGCCGGCAGTTCGTTGTTGCATGCGGCGGATGTCATCGCGGAACCTGCTGGCGATTACGTCCCTGTTGCCGGCGGGGCACTTGTTGACAGTCACGAAACATCCTTTTAGCATTCCGTCGCGCTCGCCGGAGAGGTGGCAGAGTGGCCGATTGCACCGGTCTTGAAAACCGGCGTGCCGCAAGGTACCGGGAGTTCGAATCTCCCCCTCTCCGCTTTCTATTGCTTCGTGGCTGCAGGTGGAACGCTCGGGCTTTGCGGGTGATCCCTGCAGCCGCCTTCATTGGTGTGGCGACAAATTCCGTGGCGACGAAAAGGCCTGCTGTCCGTCAGAACGTCGCCACCAGATGAACATTTACTGCTGCACTGAACCTTTACCGCCGCACTGTCGCAGGGATTCCACA is part of the Planctomycetaceae bacterium genome and encodes:
- a CDS encoding sigma-54 dependent transcriptional regulator, which encodes MTGRKNEQRETTRLLVVDDEPLILDSFRYAFPAPEFDLITASSADRAVELFKTQAPDVVLSDIRLPDMSGLELFRRIHAADARVPVILMTGYGTAGTAIDAMRAGAFEYVLKPLDPDTLIPLVESAAETSRLMRTPATLPSDQTADTSGDLLIGNCPAMQEVYRAVGRVAPQNVTVLILGESGTGKEVIARAIYNYSHRSSKPFLAINCAAIPETLLESELFGHEKGSFTGAERRRIGKFEQCSGGTLFMDEIGDMTPLTQTKVLRVLQDQKFERVGGNESIQTDVRLIAATNRDLESMIASGSFRSDLFYRLNVFTIKLPPLRERGDDVRLLAEHFCRLFARELGRDITGLAPETVRLLEKYHWPGNVRELQSVIKHALLEATGPVLVPSFLPDSVRAVEPGSSGGLATSSESAGEVSGGHADITDWSRFVEERLQSASESIFSEAQQLMERQVIPRVLQHVDGNQLQAARLLGISRATLRSKCRQYRIMIDRVIDGGD